One Aureibacillus halotolerans genomic region harbors:
- the pepF gene encoding oligoendopeptidase F, with protein sequence MSGKTSSLPTRSEIPEELTWRLEDIFSTDQEWEASFAHIKESYTGMKAFQGTLEESAEQLYKALQFQNELTQKMGKLYVYSHLKNDQDTSNSTYQGMNDRAKALYAEIGSAFSFMTPELLSISEEKLKEMISTYEPLQQYKHALEDINRHRPHVLSSEEEALLAKASEVFSSSSNIYSMMTNADLQFASIEDEDGNEIDVSNGRYIRFMESEDRRVRQDAFKVMYDTYGTYKNTFASTLSGAVKADNYKASVHHYKTAREAALHGNNIPEEVYDNLIASVHKHLPLLHRYIALRKKILQLDELHMYDMYVSLIDEVDMKIPYEEAKGLVLEGLKPLGEDYQAILKKAYSDRWIDVPENKGKRSGAYSSGTYGTNPYILMNWQDNVNTVFTLAHELGHSLHSYYSEKTQPYQYSGYSIFVAEVASTCNEALLNDYLLKTTEDKKKRLYLLNHYLEGFRGTLFRQTMFAEFEHLIHEKSREGEALTADFLTKEYYELNKRYFGDGVHLDEEIGHEWSRIPHFYYNYYVYQYATGYSAATSLSKQILEEGDQAVERYLTFLQSGSSDYPIEVLKKAGVDMTTSKPVDDALSVFEERLNEFEALLNEL encoded by the coding sequence ATGAGTGGAAAGACGTCATCATTGCCAACGAGGAGTGAAATTCCTGAGGAGCTTACGTGGCGCTTAGAGGATATTTTTTCAACAGACCAAGAATGGGAAGCTTCATTTGCACATATTAAAGAGAGTTATACCGGAATGAAAGCCTTTCAAGGAACGCTTGAAGAGAGTGCTGAACAGCTTTATAAGGCGTTGCAGTTTCAGAATGAACTTACACAAAAAATGGGCAAGTTGTATGTGTATTCTCATCTGAAAAATGATCAGGATACTTCGAATTCAACGTATCAAGGCATGAATGACCGAGCAAAAGCTTTGTATGCGGAAATCGGTAGTGCCTTTTCGTTTATGACACCAGAGCTGCTTTCCATTTCAGAAGAGAAGCTTAAAGAGATGATCTCTACGTATGAGCCCCTCCAGCAATACAAGCATGCGTTAGAGGACATTAATCGCCATCGCCCCCATGTGCTCTCCTCTGAGGAAGAGGCGCTGCTCGCAAAAGCATCAGAAGTCTTTAGCTCATCTAGCAACATTTATTCAATGATGACAAATGCCGATTTGCAGTTTGCCAGCATTGAGGACGAAGATGGAAATGAGATTGATGTAAGCAATGGGCGCTACATACGGTTTATGGAGAGCGAAGACCGCCGTGTTCGTCAGGATGCCTTCAAGGTCATGTACGATACGTATGGCACGTATAAGAATACGTTTGCCAGCACCCTCAGTGGTGCGGTCAAGGCTGACAATTACAAAGCGTCTGTTCACCATTATAAAACCGCTCGTGAGGCTGCCCTACATGGAAACAATATTCCTGAAGAGGTGTATGATAATTTAATTGCTTCCGTGCACAAGCATTTGCCTTTGCTGCATCGTTATATTGCATTGCGGAAAAAAATATTACAACTCGACGAGCTACACATGTACGATATGTATGTTTCGCTTATCGATGAGGTCGATATGAAGATTCCTTACGAAGAAGCGAAGGGCCTTGTGCTGGAAGGACTAAAGCCGCTCGGTGAGGACTATCAGGCCATATTGAAAAAGGCGTATTCAGACCGCTGGATTGATGTGCCTGAAAATAAAGGGAAGCGCAGTGGTGCCTATTCCTCTGGAACATATGGCACAAACCCTTACATTTTGATGAATTGGCAAGACAACGTCAATACCGTTTTTACGTTAGCGCATGAGCTAGGTCATTCACTTCACAGCTATTATTCAGAGAAAACACAGCCATATCAATACAGTGGCTACAGCATCTTTGTGGCAGAAGTGGCTTCCACGTGCAATGAAGCCTTACTAAATGATTATCTATTGAAAACAACGGAAGACAAAAAGAAGCGCTTATATCTTTTGAATCATTATTTGGAAGGGTTTAGAGGCACGTTATTCCGCCAAACGATGTTTGCCGAATTTGAACATCTCATTCATGAGAAATCACGTGAGGGTGAAGCCTTGACAGCTGACTTTCTCACGAAGGAATATTATGAGCTCAATAAGCGGTATTTTGGGGATGGCGTACATTTAGACGAAGAAATTGGTCATGAATGGAGTCGGATCCCTCACTTTTACTATAACTATTACGTCTATCAATACGCGACTGGCTATAGTGCAGCGACCTCCTTGTCAAAGCAAATCCTTGAAGAAGGGGATCAGGCTGTAGAGAGATACTTAACGTTCTTGCAATCTGGAAGTAGTGATTATCCAATTGAAGTGCTTAAAAAAGCAGGTGTTGATATGACGACTTCAAAACCAGTTGACGATGCGCTGTCCGTTTTTGAGGAACGATTGAATGAATTTGAAGCTTTGTTGAACGAACTATAA
- a CDS encoding ClpXP adapter SpxH family protein, which produces MDMNISRDLCQEDAYRQSKPLEIYMFIDPLSTCCWGLEPVMKKLMVHYGSYFRFRHVIGGQFPKIVECTKKKYPDLAKSWERAGCLSGMSCDGDLWLEDPILAPYYLPIAIKAAELQGQTAGFRFLRRLQEVLFLEKQNVSKKHVLLDIASKVNLDVDEFKRDLSNSAAVKAVEFDLKMNAEMEVTETPTLVFFSQHLEEEGLKISGTYAYEVYVGIIEEMLGYTPLQAELPEIRTFLHTFPFVSTAEIATVYNLTTEEAEKWMKKLKLQGIVECVPVKHGYFWRYKNSTVAT; this is translated from the coding sequence ATGGATATGAATATTTCCAGGGACCTCTGTCAAGAGGATGCATATCGACAGTCCAAACCATTGGAGATTTACATGTTCATTGATCCTTTAAGCACATGTTGCTGGGGACTTGAACCAGTAATGAAAAAATTGATGGTGCATTATGGGTCCTATTTTCGATTTCGTCATGTCATTGGCGGACAGTTCCCTAAGATTGTTGAATGCACAAAAAAGAAATACCCAGACCTTGCCAAGTCCTGGGAGCGTGCAGGCTGCTTGTCAGGAATGAGCTGCGATGGCGATTTGTGGCTTGAGGATCCGATTTTGGCCCCTTATTATTTGCCAATTGCGATAAAGGCAGCAGAATTGCAAGGGCAAACGGCTGGGTTCCGTTTCCTTCGAAGGCTACAGGAAGTCCTTTTTCTCGAAAAACAAAATGTCTCTAAAAAACATGTTCTGCTCGATATTGCATCAAAGGTTAATCTCGATGTAGATGAATTCAAACGTGATCTTTCCAATTCCGCTGCGGTCAAGGCTGTTGAGTTTGATCTTAAAATGAATGCTGAAATGGAAGTTACTGAAACACCAACGCTTGTTTTCTTCAGTCAACATTTAGAAGAGGAAGGCTTAAAAATATCTGGGACGTATGCGTATGAAGTGTATGTCGGCATTATTGAAGAAATGCTTGGATATACGCCGCTTCAAGCAGAGTTACCAGAAATCAGAACCTTTCTTCACACCTTCCCATTCGTATCAACAGCTGAAATAGCTACGGTCTATAATTTGACGACGGAAGAAGCTGAAAAATGGATGAAAAAGCTGAAGCTGCAAGGAATTGTTGAATGTGTCCCTGTAAAGCACGGGTACTTTTGGCGCTATAAAAATTCGACAGTAGCTACGTAA
- a CDS encoding globin — protein MTKQPSPYDMIGGENVVKDLVEKFYQRVSSHPELSPIFPEDLTETRRKQVQFMTQFLGGPSLYTEEHGHPRLRARHLPFQITPSRAQAWLECMQLALSETEADEHEKRMLFERLKHTAQHMINTPQDRE, from the coding sequence ATGACAAAACAACCAAGCCCCTACGACATGATAGGCGGAGAAAACGTTGTAAAGGATCTAGTTGAAAAATTCTATCAACGGGTTTCTTCACATCCAGAGCTATCTCCTATTTTTCCAGAGGATTTGACTGAAACACGACGAAAACAAGTCCAATTTATGACTCAATTTCTTGGAGGTCCGTCGCTTTATACAGAAGAGCATGGACATCCTCGCTTACGCGCACGCCATTTGCCTTTTCAAATTACACCGAGTCGGGCTCAAGCTTGGTTAGAATGCATGCAGTTGGCTTTGTCCGAAACAGAGGCCGACGAGCATGAAAAACGGATGTTGTTTGAACGCTTGAAGCACACCGCTCAGCATATGATTAATACACCTCAAGATCGTGAGTAA
- a CDS encoding CYTH domain-containing protein, whose product MHQEQELEWKNLLNEDEFQRLYRYYQFQHDDFIQQTNHYFDTSDFLLRSSHAALRIREKGGQYTLTLKQPHPSGEGLLETHQPLEVKHAQQILTDGHCKTPEAMQPSLSLIGRKTLNVKHIGTLMTRRSIREMSHFTLFLDHSFYGQKEDYELEIEATSVTAGEQAFLDILRMHNIPKRETLNKIARLFT is encoded by the coding sequence TTGCACCAAGAACAAGAATTAGAGTGGAAAAACCTGCTGAACGAAGATGAATTTCAACGTCTTTATAGGTATTATCAGTTTCAGCATGATGATTTTATCCAGCAGACCAACCACTATTTTGATACGTCGGACTTTCTACTTCGTTCCTCTCATGCAGCTTTACGTATCCGTGAAAAAGGTGGGCAATACACGTTAACTTTAAAACAGCCTCATCCGTCTGGAGAAGGACTTTTGGAAACCCACCAACCTTTGGAAGTGAAGCATGCTCAACAGATCTTGACGGATGGCCATTGTAAAACTCCAGAAGCTATGCAGCCATCTTTGTCATTGATAGGCAGGAAGACGTTGAATGTGAAGCATATTGGAACATTAATGACGCGTCGCTCTATTCGAGAGATGTCTCATTTCACGCTTTTTTTGGACCATAGCTTTTATGGGCAAAAGGAAGATTATGAGCTTGAAATTGAGGCCACTTCAGTGACTGCCGGGGAACAAGCTTTCCTTGACATACTAAGGATGCACAACATTCCAAAACGAGAAACATTGAATAAGATTGCTCGCTTGTTCACCTAA
- a CDS encoding GTP pyrophosphokinase produces the protein MENWEAFLAPYEQAIEELKVKLKGMRKLFEVDRQHSPIEFVTGRVKPIPSILDKARRKNVPFHQIGEGIQDIAGLRMMCQFVDDITSVVELLRERNDFDIVEERDYIANKKESGYRSYHLVLRYPVQTVEGEKKLLVEIQIRTLAMNFWATVEHSLNYKYKGQLPSGIEMRIQRAAEAAFRLDEEMSKIRGEIQEAHQVFLRKLEKNNPSTDKSR, from the coding sequence ATGGAGAATTGGGAGGCATTTCTTGCGCCTTATGAACAAGCCATAGAAGAGTTAAAGGTAAAACTAAAAGGAATGCGTAAGCTGTTTGAAGTTGATCGACAGCACTCGCCAATAGAGTTTGTGACCGGAAGAGTTAAGCCGATTCCAAGCATTCTTGATAAGGCGAGAAGAAAAAATGTTCCTTTTCATCAAATCGGTGAAGGGATTCAGGATATCGCTGGTCTTCGCATGATGTGTCAGTTCGTTGATGACATTACGAGTGTCGTAGAACTTTTGCGGGAGCGCAATGACTTTGACATCGTTGAAGAGCGCGATTATATTGCCAACAAAAAGGAAAGTGGATATCGGTCGTATCACCTTGTTCTACGATACCCAGTTCAAACAGTCGAAGGAGAAAAGAAACTACTTGTTGAGATTCAAATTCGTACACTGGCAATGAACTTTTGGGCAACGGTGGAGCATTCATTAAATTACAAATACAAAGGACAACTTCCTTCGGGGATTGAGATGCGGATTCAACGGGCTGCTGAAGCCGCTTTCCGATTAGATGAAGAAATGTCGAAAATCCGTGGAGAAATTCAAGAAGCCCACCAAGTATTTTTACGTAAGCTTGAAAAAAACAACCCATCAACTGACAAAAGCAGGTGA
- a CDS encoding NAD kinase has translation MNFTITSKGDETSDALCEKMKTYLIDFGLVWNEEKPELVISVGGDGTLLSNFHRYRNRLSTTAFIGVHTGHLGFYADWTPQEVEKLVIDIAKTPFDIVEYPLLEVMVSYINGDSDSRYLALNECTVKATEGSLVMDVLIKNDHFETFRGDGLCISTPSGSTAYNKALGGAIVHPSLEAIQLAEMASINNRVFRTVGSPLILPKHHTCLLIPVNDVNFTVTIDHLTLLHKDVKSIRCKVASEKVRFARYRSFPFWSRVKESFVGDKS, from the coding sequence ATGAACTTTACAATAACTTCAAAAGGCGACGAAACGTCCGATGCTTTATGTGAAAAGATGAAAACCTATCTTATCGATTTTGGGCTAGTGTGGAACGAAGAAAAACCTGAGCTCGTCATTTCTGTAGGTGGAGATGGGACGTTGCTGTCAAACTTCCATCGCTATAGGAACCGACTGTCAACCACTGCTTTTATTGGTGTTCACACAGGACACTTAGGGTTTTATGCGGATTGGACCCCACAAGAGGTGGAAAAGCTCGTCATTGATATCGCCAAAACACCTTTTGATATTGTCGAATACCCATTGCTTGAAGTTATGGTTTCATACATAAATGGTGATTCAGATTCGAGATATTTGGCGTTAAATGAGTGTACAGTGAAAGCCACAGAAGGATCTCTTGTCATGGATGTACTTATTAAAAATGATCATTTTGAGACGTTTCGTGGGGATGGGTTGTGCATCTCAACGCCATCAGGCAGCACGGCTTATAATAAAGCGCTTGGAGGCGCTATTGTTCATCCCTCGCTTGAAGCGATTCAGCTGGCTGAAATGGCGTCGATCAACAATCGCGTGTTCCGAACAGTTGGGTCACCACTCATTTTACCGAAGCACCACACGTGTCTGTTGATTCCGGTGAACGACGTTAATTTTACAGTTACTATTGATCACCTTACCCTTTTGCATAAAGATGTAAAATCAATCCGCTGTAAGGTCGCAAGTGAGAAAGTTCGTTTTGCTCGGTACCGATCTTTCCCATTTTGGTCACGTGTCAAAGAATCTTTTGTAGGGGATAAATCTTAA
- a CDS encoding RluA family pseudouridine synthase: protein MEYARTFEWRITAAAEGMKIKDYLQESQTFSSRTYRAVKKEGQMLVNGVSKKGYDVLSENDSLQVSLPEEVTGSHIVPMSFALSVLYEDEDVIVIDKPPGVPSLPPQSGDPLNIASALLAHYQTNGERTAIHLVNRLDRDTSGAMMAAKHKHAHHILSQQQQDKTMRRAYTAILEGCIQPEAGTIDQPIGMSPGSKVARAVIEDGKKAVTHYTTERIGRVNKKSQVHVTLETGRTHQIRVHMAWLGYPVMGDTLYGAESAHIGRQALHCRQMMFSHPLDGRSIEIDCPLHEDMDLLI, encoded by the coding sequence ATGGAATACGCACGAACATTTGAATGGCGAATTACAGCAGCAGCTGAAGGAATGAAAATTAAAGACTATCTACAGGAGTCACAGACATTTTCCTCAAGAACGTATCGTGCGGTGAAAAAGGAAGGGCAAATGCTCGTCAATGGGGTATCTAAAAAAGGGTATGATGTGCTAAGCGAGAATGATTCGTTACAAGTCTCCCTTCCTGAAGAAGTGACGGGCTCACATATCGTACCAATGTCGTTTGCTCTTTCGGTATTATATGAAGATGAAGATGTCATAGTCATTGATAAGCCTCCAGGCGTTCCTTCCCTTCCTCCGCAAAGTGGAGACCCTTTGAACATTGCCAGTGCATTGCTGGCTCATTATCAAACGAATGGTGAACGTACAGCTATTCATCTTGTCAACCGTTTGGACCGCGATACGTCTGGTGCGATGATGGCCGCCAAGCATAAGCATGCTCACCACATACTTAGCCAGCAACAACAAGATAAAACGATGAGACGCGCCTATACTGCGATTCTTGAAGGGTGTATCCAACCAGAAGCTGGAACGATTGATCAGCCGATTGGAATGTCGCCAGGGAGCAAAGTCGCTCGTGCTGTCATCGAAGACGGAAAAAAGGCAGTGACGCATTATACGACCGAACGAATAGGTCGTGTTAATAAAAAGAGCCAGGTTCATGTGACGCTCGAAACTGGGAGGACTCATCAAATTCGCGTCCATATGGCGTGGCTAGGTTACCCTGTTATGGGCGACACGCTTTATGGAGCAGAAAGTGCCCACATTGGTCGACAAGCCCTTCATTGCAGACAGATGATGTTTTCTCATCCATTGGATGGGCGTTCGATAGAAATTGATTGTCCACTCCATGAGGATATGGACCTTCTCATTTGA
- a CDS encoding FtsW/RodA/SpoVE family cell cycle protein, producing the protein MERDKTPLQQLDAPLLFLLFLLAITSLVAIQTSEIILPEKLKGLHFALKQGVWYCIGGIAVVFTMLIDFDRFRNFSWILYGFGMILLIGLFLNFPASVIETRNNATSWYSVPGGSFQPSELMKVFLIIVLAKLVSDHHSKRLEKRIQDDIWLLAKLGLATILPFILIMEQPDLGTGLVFLAILGSVLLVSGIRWRLLLLLASLAVLGVATLVFIYFTFPVFFGSHILAEYQINRFYGWLAPNDYASDEGFHLVKSLLAIGSGRLDGVGLNQLTVEVPEPHTDFIFSVIASQFGFVGGSIVISLFFMLIYRMIHIAIESHDPFGSYLCVGVIGMISFQVFQNIGMTIQVLPITGIPLPFISYGGSSLLTYMIAIGIVLNVRSRTKTFMFDSGRDN; encoded by the coding sequence ATGGAAAGAGATAAGACCCCACTACAACAGCTTGATGCACCATTGCTCTTTCTTTTGTTTTTGCTGGCGATCACGAGTTTGGTTGCCATACAAACATCTGAAATTATTCTGCCCGAAAAATTAAAAGGACTGCATTTCGCATTGAAGCAAGGCGTTTGGTATTGCATTGGCGGGATCGCTGTTGTCTTCACCATGCTCATTGATTTTGATCGCTTTAGAAACTTTAGTTGGATACTTTATGGATTTGGTATGATTCTGCTCATCGGCCTTTTCCTCAACTTTCCAGCTTCTGTGATCGAAACTCGCAACAACGCCACAAGCTGGTACTCTGTTCCAGGAGGAAGTTTTCAACCATCAGAGCTAATGAAAGTTTTTCTCATCATCGTACTTGCAAAATTAGTATCCGATCACCATAGTAAAAGATTGGAGAAGCGAATACAAGATGACATTTGGCTGTTAGCAAAACTTGGTTTGGCAACGATCCTTCCTTTTATCCTTATTATGGAACAACCGGACCTAGGAACAGGGCTTGTGTTTTTAGCCATCCTTGGGTCAGTGCTTCTTGTGTCTGGTATTCGTTGGCGTCTGCTTCTCTTACTTGCCTCATTAGCAGTTTTAGGGGTTGCTACGCTTGTTTTTATCTATTTTACGTTCCCTGTTTTTTTTGGATCGCACATACTAGCAGAGTATCAGATTAACCGCTTCTATGGGTGGCTTGCCCCAAACGATTATGCCAGTGACGAAGGTTTTCACTTAGTCAAGTCTCTTCTCGCCATTGGTTCAGGACGACTTGATGGCGTAGGTTTGAACCAATTGACCGTTGAAGTGCCAGAGCCACATACTGACTTTATTTTTTCTGTGATTGCATCTCAATTTGGCTTTGTTGGTGGCAGCATTGTGATCTCATTGTTCTTTATGCTCATCTACCGAATGATCCACATTGCGATTGAATCTCACGACCCCTTCGGAAGCTATCTTTGCGTCGGTGTGATTGGCATGATTAGCTTTCAAGTGTTTCAAAACATTGGCATGACCATTCAGGTATTACCGATTACCGGTATTCCTTTGCCATTTATTAGCTACGGAGGCAGTTCCTTACTGACGTATATGATTGCTATTGGCATCGTATTAAACGTCCGCTCACGCACCAAAACATTTATGTTTGATTCAGGAAGAGATAATTGA
- the mgtE gene encoding magnesium transporter, translated as MTESVQVDLFVEELNEQLRNGTIESFRKKYLSLHSFEQAQVMEQLDDEERLVLYSFLSPEEMAMVFENIDEDRQQTYLAEMHPVYASTMLGDMYVDDAVDVLSELEPAEVAGYLNLMPEKASEDIKELLHYEEKTAGSLMTTEYVAVRVGQTVLEAMAVLKQKAPDAETIYYVYVLNDMQKLLGVLSLRSLIVSADDTLVDDILNARVLSVGVGDDQEDVAKRFKDYDLLAVPVVDVQHRLLGIITVDDIVDVIEEEASDDYAKLAAAGDARTAERSSWESAKKRLPWLVILLFLGMLTATLIGQFETTLDKVAVLAIFIPMIAGMAGNTGTQALAVAVRKLATGEAGEESTGKLIVREAGTGIITGSVCGVLIFAIVSIWQGNMALGLLVGSSIFITLIAATLAGALVPLLMHRLKIDPAVASGPFITTINDLLSILIYFGAAQLFLSYLLK; from the coding sequence ATGACAGAGTCCGTTCAAGTGGACCTATTCGTAGAGGAGTTAAATGAGCAGCTCCGCAACGGAACGATCGAATCGTTTCGAAAAAAATATCTTTCTCTTCATTCGTTTGAACAAGCCCAGGTGATGGAACAGCTAGATGATGAAGAGCGATTAGTGTTGTATAGCTTTCTATCTCCCGAGGAAATGGCAATGGTTTTTGAGAATATTGATGAGGACCGCCAGCAAACATATCTTGCGGAAATGCACCCAGTGTATGCGTCAACGATGCTTGGCGATATGTATGTGGATGATGCGGTCGATGTGCTTTCCGAGCTTGAGCCAGCTGAAGTGGCAGGCTATCTAAATCTTATGCCCGAAAAGGCATCGGAGGATATCAAAGAGCTTCTTCATTATGAAGAAAAAACAGCAGGGAGCTTGATGACGACAGAATATGTCGCTGTTCGGGTCGGGCAAACAGTGCTAGAAGCGATGGCGGTGCTTAAACAGAAAGCCCCCGATGCGGAAACCATTTATTATGTGTATGTGCTGAACGACATGCAAAAGCTCCTTGGTGTCCTCTCCTTACGTAGCTTGATCGTAAGCGCGGATGATACATTGGTTGATGACATTTTAAATGCACGTGTGCTTTCAGTAGGCGTTGGAGATGACCAGGAGGACGTAGCTAAACGCTTCAAAGATTACGATTTATTGGCCGTTCCGGTCGTTGATGTTCAACATAGGCTTTTAGGGATTATTACAGTTGATGATATCGTCGATGTGATTGAAGAGGAAGCCTCCGATGATTATGCAAAACTTGCAGCTGCTGGAGATGCGCGAACAGCGGAGCGAAGCTCTTGGGAATCTGCAAAAAAACGACTGCCTTGGCTAGTCATCCTTCTGTTTCTCGGTATGTTAACGGCAACACTCATTGGACAGTTTGAGACCACCTTAGATAAAGTGGCTGTCTTGGCCATTTTTATCCCGATGATTGCAGGGATGGCAGGAAATACAGGCACACAAGCGCTTGCTGTTGCTGTTCGGAAACTAGCAACAGGAGAGGCTGGAGAGGAATCGACAGGCAAGCTTATTGTTCGTGAAGCGGGCACAGGAATTATTACTGGGAGTGTTTGTGGTGTGCTCATTTTTGCAATCGTGTCAATCTGGCAAGGGAATATGGCGTTAGGTCTTCTTGTCGGTTCATCCATTTTCATTACGTTAATAGCCGCTACACTAGCTGGCGCACTCGTCCCACTGTTGATGCATCGTTTAAAGATTGACCCTGCTGTGGCATCTGGTCCATTTATTACGACCATTAATGACCTTCTCAGCATCCTGATCTATTTCGGCGCTGCCCAATTGTTTCTCAGCTATTTGCTTAAATAA
- the fabI gene encoding enoyl-ACP reductase FabI, whose product MTLSLKGRTYVVMGVANQRSIAWGIARSLHEAGAKLVFTYATERLKKSVEDLALTIDEAPVTVACDVTKDDEVEAAFKEIHEKAGKISGIAHCIAFANKDDLRGAFVDTTRDGFLLAHDISAYSLTIVARAAKPYFTEEASIATMTYLGGERVVANYNVMGVAKAALDASVKYLAADLGKEGIRVNAISAGPIRTLSAKGIGDFNSILKEIEERSPLRRTVTQEEVGDAALFLLSPMARGITGEILHVDGGFNILGS is encoded by the coding sequence ATGACATTGTCATTAAAAGGACGTACGTACGTTGTAATGGGTGTAGCAAATCAACGAAGCATTGCTTGGGGCATCGCTCGTTCATTGCATGAAGCAGGCGCAAAGCTTGTGTTCACATATGCTACAGAACGTTTAAAGAAAAGCGTTGAGGATTTAGCATTAACGATTGATGAAGCCCCTGTGACTGTGGCATGTGATGTCACAAAGGACGACGAAGTAGAAGCTGCATTTAAAGAAATTCATGAAAAAGCAGGAAAAATTAGTGGGATTGCCCATTGTATTGCATTTGCAAACAAGGATGATCTACGAGGAGCGTTTGTAGACACAACGAGAGATGGTTTTTTACTTGCTCACGACATTAGTGCCTATTCGCTTACGATTGTAGCAAGAGCTGCTAAGCCCTATTTCACAGAAGAGGCAAGCATTGCCACAATGACGTATCTTGGCGGTGAGCGCGTTGTAGCCAATTATAATGTTATGGGTGTCGCCAAGGCTGCTCTTGATGCAAGTGTGAAATATTTGGCAGCTGACCTTGGGAAGGAAGGCATTCGAGTGAATGCCATTTCCGCTGGCCCAATTCGTACGCTTTCAGCAAAAGGGATTGGCGATTTTAATTCCATTCTTAAAGAGATTGAAGAACGCTCTCCGCTTCGTCGGACGGTTACACAAGAAGAGGTTGGCGATGCGGCACTCTTCCTGCTAAGCCCAATGGCAAGAGGGATCACCGGCGAAATATTGCATGTTGATGGTGGGTTTAATATTCTAGGAAGCTAA
- a CDS encoding CotO family spore coat protein encodes MQTTVKKPLLYIVQPDFPISTEGMQEKASSKTGTATLPTEQDNEQSTVAPDLKTTATTGESKPDVEAEEKKPYQKERSRKGQFKSLSGQEKLEFLNRLPSVSKPMCEITTAEDTFKGHVYALTANEVSIRKSTGEANTVALDSILDVKILGF; translated from the coding sequence ATGCAAACAACTGTTAAAAAGCCTTTATTGTACATTGTCCAGCCTGATTTCCCTATTTCTACTGAAGGGATGCAAGAAAAAGCGAGCTCAAAAACCGGAACGGCAACGTTGCCAACGGAGCAAGACAATGAGCAATCAACAGTAGCGCCAGACCTAAAGACGACGGCAACTACCGGAGAGTCAAAGCCTGATGTAGAAGCAGAAGAAAAGAAACCTTATCAAAAAGAGCGTAGTCGAAAAGGGCAATTCAAGTCATTATCAGGCCAAGAAAAGCTAGAATTTCTCAATCGATTGCCTTCCGTTTCAAAGCCTATGTGTGAAATTACAACGGCAGAAGACACTTTCAAAGGTCATGTATATGCGCTAACCGCTAACGAAGTATCCATCAGGAAGAGTACAGGAGAGGCGAATACAGTTGCTTTAGATTCCATTCTAGATGTGAAAATACTTGGTTTTTAA
- a CDS encoding CotY/CotZ family spore coat protein gives MGCKDNTDRFDGNCVTDALRNIKDIQDAVEDECSSSCFSNLLSPVQTLGDTIPFVLYGKGGKNLFVATGNVGGFQEGPCFQTPFFRIRDFHRDCATLQLLRPFDRFEPISVTDEDELCDVTRLVKTDFCIEVDLSCFCAIQCLDPRLLSSRHHHHDCRDESSSSCESSSHHHRK, from the coding sequence ATGGGATGCAAAGACAATACCGATCGGTTTGATGGAAACTGTGTAACTGATGCTTTACGCAACATAAAGGACATACAAGACGCCGTTGAAGATGAGTGCTCGTCAAGCTGCTTCAGCAACTTGCTTTCACCTGTTCAAACATTAGGAGACACGATTCCTTTTGTATTGTACGGCAAAGGAGGCAAAAACTTATTTGTTGCCACTGGAAACGTAGGTGGCTTTCAAGAAGGACCATGCTTCCAAACGCCATTCTTCCGCATTAGAGATTTTCACAGAGACTGTGCCACGCTGCAATTGCTTCGTCCGTTTGACCGCTTTGAACCAATCTCGGTTACTGACGAGGATGAACTGTGTGACGTCACCCGTCTAGTGAAAACAGATTTTTGTATCGAGGTAGACTTAAGCTGCTTCTGCGCCATCCAATGCCTCGATCCTCGCTTGTTGAGCAGCCGTCATCATCACCACGATTGCCGTGATGAAAGCTCAAGCTCATGTGAATCATCATCTCACCACCATCGTAAATAA